In Gossypium hirsutum isolate 1008001.06 chromosome A10, Gossypium_hirsutum_v2.1, whole genome shotgun sequence, the DNA window TAGgacctatttcgggatgttacagatgAAGTATACATGTTGTAAAAATAGGACAAGTGAACTCTGGATTAAAGAAAATGTAGGAATTCTACTTGGGCTAAGTGACATAATTCTATTGACTTCGTCGAATATTTAGGACTTAGTTATTTCTATgctttattatgtttttctttatgtttataaTTGCGAACCGATAATGTTTTATAATCACATCTGAATTTTAAATATAGTCCAAAGTTTGTTTGATGTTCTCTTACACATAAAAGTACACtcttatgtattaatttataacatAGTGTTTGCCACAAGCAATAACATAAAGTATTCAAACTTATAAACTATGCAGAGTGTGCCAAAATTGCTACAAAGTAATAGGGTTGCGAACTGTATTAAGTACAAACCTTGCATTTGGTGAATTGGTATTTGCGAACCTCTAATAACTTTTAAAACACGAGAAACTCTACTAACTGTGGGCAGTTCGCGAGACCTACTCTGTCATAAAAACTTACTCCATGAAGGTCTTTAATTATGCGAGCTATTAAGGGTACGAATCCCTATGTCAAAACTATTGGGCTCCACGAGGTACTTTGATTTGTAAAATTTAGGGTTTACATGTACTTAatttctttcttaaaatatttattactttaggtAAAGAGAAATCTTAGTATTTTCAAGCGAAATAGGTTAGCAAAATATTTCCGCTGCATATCATGAATCATGCAATGCGAGTTCGCAAACTTGTGCTTCCTTATATTACATATGCTTTATGTTTTGACTTGTAGTGTGTTGGATGTTAGATTAGGTGTTAATGCAGAGTCACTTAGTGGTTAATGTGGCATTCCATAGCTCGGGTTCAGCAATGAaccgagtatggggtgttacaataattgcAATAAATATGGTTATTTTAGCTATGAGTGTAGATCAACTCCCAAGGTTAGAGAAGAGAAATCATGTAGTAGTAGGTAAAGAATAAGTATTCCTTTATTACAAAAGAAagtgaaaaatcaaaaaaaaataaattgatatctTAATAATTATGCCAACCATCACTTGTGTGGCAAAAAAGACTTGTTTTCAGAGTTGGACGAGAACATTCatggacaagtaatgtttggaGATAAATTACATGCCACGATCAGAGGTAAAGAAAAGTTACAATTATATAAAAGAATGAAGAGAAGAAGTACATATCAGATGTTTATTATGTACCAGCTTTGAAAAGCAACATCATTAGCCTCAGATAGCTTCTAAATAAAGGATATGAATTACATATGAAGGATCGCACGCTTACCCTAAAAAATAATAGAGGTGAATTAATTTCCCAAGTTGATATGACACGTAATCATCTATTCACTATTGACATTGAATATGAAGAAGTGAAGTGTATGAAGAATGTGATAAAGATGATTCATGGTTGTGGAATTTAAGGTTCAGACATCTTGGATTTTCTAGCTTAAAGTTATTGTCAAAAGCAAAGATAGTGAATGGGTTGCCAGAAATTAACACTTCTAATCAACTGTGTGAAGCTTGCACTAAAGGAAAACAACACAAACAAAGTTTTAAAGTTGGAAAATCTCGATGAGCCAAGAGGCCATTAGAGATTGTGCACTCTGGAATAGTAGGTCTTTTTGATATACCATCACTTGGAAAAAATAGGTACTAtcttacttttattgatgattttagtgGAAAAAAGTTGGATATATCTtcttaaaacaaaatcaaaagcacTTGAAAAGTTTATCAAGTTCAAAGCTATAGTAGAAAAATAGAGTAGACATTATATTAAGACACTCAGATATGATAGAGGAGTGAGTATACCTCGAAGCTATTTGAAAGTTTCTACAAACAACACAAAATCATTCACTAGTTGACAGTTGCATACACGCCACAACAAAATGAAGTTGATAAAAGAAAGAACCGTATTATTCTTGATATGATATGAAGTATGGTTAAAGTTAAGCATTTATCAAGAACTTTCTAGCCTGAAGTTGTTCAATGTGTTGTTTATTTGTTGAACCAGTGTCCAATAAAAAGTGTGAAGTACAAGACAAAGCTAGAAGATGGACACCTCAAGATTTTTGGATGCCTCGCATATGCTCATGTTCCTGAATAAACAAGAAAGAAGCTCGATAGCAATATAGTGAAATGCATTTTCATTAGTTATGATAAAATAAGCAAGGAATATAGACTATACAACCCTCTCacaaaaaaagttattatttcaAGAGAAGTTGAACTCAATAAAGTTGATTACTGGAGATGGGGTGTAGGTGAAAaggaaattgaaaaattatttttcagtGATGATAAAGATGATGGCTTCATTAATCAAGATGAACAAAATGATCATCAAAGCCCTCCACCAAGTCATGTTGCAAAAACTCCTACAACAACGTCATCACCAAACAACAGCATTAGTGGTTGCTCATAGGAAACACTTGTAAAAGTGTGTAGTTTACACAATATTTATGATATCAAAGAACCCATAGAAACAACACTTGGTTATTCCTTATTCTATTTAATGACAGAATGTGATCCAATAACATATGAAGAAGCAATTGAAGATgtcaaatgaaaaaaaaccaACAAATGAAGAAATTGTAGCAATAAGAAAAAATGAGTGGTGACTAGGggattttaaaaagaaagaaaaaaaacaaaagagaaagacGAGTGAGAAAAAAGGATGAATGATAGTATTGGATAGTGAATTAGGCTACAGAAATCTAGCAATAGCAACAATAAAAGGGGTAGCTACTAGGGTTTGTgggaagagaagaagaaagaaaagaaaatgagaagagtaaataatgacaattttaaaaaaaaaaatctaaaaaaataaaaactgaagaaaattgaaaaataaagaagTGAAAATTCCATGTCATCATTTCTTTACCATTTAACAGTGGAGTGACTAGTTTGATCAATTTTTTAATGGTAgtgacaaaattaacaaaaaaaaaattagggtaaCCAAAATTGGAATGACCCTATTTAGAGTGATTAAGGAAAtagttttactttttaaaaatatatcatataaaataacatctcaaatagatcatatacatattttaaaaatcaacccaaaaataaatataaaacaatttaagaatACATCATTTAAAActgaaaaaatgttaaaattaaatttaaaatttaaaagaaaaataatgaaaaattaaaataataataatagaaaaagacCTAAATGGAATTCTTATAGTGGTAGAGATAATAGATAgagcaaaatatttttttaaggtgtgatattttaaaaaaaaaactctcttgATAATCGTGTAATAAAAATATCAttgtaatgaatttaattttaatataaaattttaacggtattaataattattaaaagtcacgttagtattttaattagaataaaatatttaaattaactaattatattataaatattaggataataaattatgttaaaaattaaaatataaagattaaaagcCAATTTAACCGTACTCTTAAAAAGCACTTTTGACTTTAAAAGCTATGCTAACCAAACACcttttgcttgaaaatttttgCTTTTGAACGAAgaacttaaaaattttaggttttctTGAGGCAAAGCACTTCTAGAAACTAATTTACATTTTCTAtctctccatttttttcttcCCAAACACACAAcacttccattttctttttctttctctttcaaagCTGAAGTTCTCTGGTTCTCCCTTCTTTTCTATGTCCTTTgctttttccattttcttcaaGGTTTTTACTACTCTCTTTCTCCTTTCTACTCCCCTAATATTATCTTCTCGTTTCAACTAcccatttaattttttcattttttccccaTTTCCGATTAAGCTCTTTTTGATTGCTGCTGAGTTTAGTTGCTTTCCATTTTCAAGTTAACTTTTTCATTTCACCTTTGATTTTCATAGGTTTTCTATTTGGTTGCTCATTTTGATTCTTCTGCTGTTTTTTTCATTTAACTTAGATGCTTTTGCTGAttttttctcctttgttttaCTCCATTTCGTTCAAACTTGTGTTGATTTTCCAAagctttataattattattacataatgGAAATTAGAATTGTTGTATTTATGGGGGGAATTTCAATATCGTTGAAAGGATTtgctttattttattcaattatgttGGTTTAATATGAGAGGGAAATGATGTGGGTATCTGATGCCATTTCCCCTCATGATGTTATGGCTgatatgattattttgatgtgAGATGAGAGGGTTACAGTAATGTTCTAGTTGTAAAGAAGATTCTTAAAGTCTAATTTGGATTCCATGAGCATCATTTAGCCTAAAGAACATTAATGGTTAGGGGTTGCAGTACCTTGAAGTTAGAATTATGAATTGAAGTATTTGCTTTATGCTCTGTTCGGTTGCTGAAACATGGGCTGCAAGATTAAAATTCAACATCTTGTTCTTTTGAACTTAGGAATTCCAAATTTTTTAGCTTAATTTGGAGATTTTTCAATAATAATGGGCACAAGTTGTGTATTATCTATGCTTAAATCATTAACATATTGTTTATGATTCATCAATCCTTGCATTTCTCATATTGTATGTTCTGGTTGCGGCATTTAGAAGTGAAGAGTCTCGAACTTTGCCCctctttattatatttaaaatttctttgtttttttatctttataatttttaaaatttgtgtttttacatatttataatattacaGTTCATTCATTTTGATCAAAttatgtaatatttataatattatcgTTTGTATTTTTAAAGTGTGTAAAAAATATGTTGATAAAAATGATGCAGATTTTATGGAATACGAAAATATTAACAGGGCATATGAGAATATTATTGATTCATAAGATGTGCATGATGGTGAAAAtgatgataatgataatgatggtaaataaacaattcaagtggttttgaaatgaaattaataagATATATTATAACTTCTAGTTTAAAGAATTTACTTTAAATTACAAATGTTAATGtaagatttttaatatttatatttggtgTATAAATATTACCCCTTTTTGAAACtttaatataaatacatataatattttaattttttaggtttatgttatttatgttatgttaatatccaatatgattaaatattcaaattacattttaaaataaaatcattaattaaaaacatttctcaaaatatcataatattaactaatttggaCATTATTTAAATGTACATTTGTTACTTTAATACCATgtttaaaatggacattttatttcttaaaaataatttttgacagTAATACtaaatacttaaatattaaactaaacttttcaaaagtatttttcacTCTTTTTATATGACCTAACAAATAAAGAgatcaaacttaaaattttaccattaaattttttgtatatagaaatttaatacctaaatttgattttgatatattacataatttttaatattacattaattattacgagattaaataaaaattatatcatacaaattaaatatataattaaaaatataaaaataatcaaaatctaATTGAAGTTTAAAAAATGCATGATTAGTTATAAATTTAAAGagggttattttggtaattttataggAAACcaaatttaattgattaaaactCTTCAAATCTCGTGGGGTTCAGGTTATTTTGCTATTGAATATGCAGAGGGTTGTAAATTTAGGTCAGAGTAGTTGGGCCTGAGTTAACGAAAGTCCATTCCttttctcttacttcatgtctTTTTGTTTCTTAACCCAAAAACCAACCCTAAAAAAGAGCCTGTTAAAAACCCTAGAGGCTGCAATCAACATAATTTTGTTGGAAGGGCGGCAgtggcagcagcagcagcagctggGCAAAGCTATCaagcaaagaagaagaagaggaaaagatggTTTCAGGCTCAGGGATATGCGCGAAGAGGGTGGTGGTGGATGCTAGGCATCACATGCTAGGAAGGCTGGCATCGATATTGGCCAAGGAGTTGTTGAATGGGCAGAAAGTAGTGGTGGTGAGATGTGAGGAAATTTGCATTTCGGGTGGATTGGTgaggcagaagatgaagtacatgaGGTTCTTGAGGAAGCGTATGAACACTAAGCCTTCTCATGGTCCCATCCACTTTCGTGCTCCTGCTAAGATCCTCAGGCGTACCATTCGTGGGTATGTTTCTGTTTTCATTTTATGATGGATATCTGGTTTATTGATTTCAAGTTTTTTTGTATATGTTGCTGGAAAATCTTGTAAAGCATGAAGAGGAAGTTGCGTGCTGTTTATGTTTGATAATAGAAAGTTTAGATGGATTTTCTGATTCCTCATTATTCATTTAAGAAATGGAAAGTGTACTACGAATGTACTTGAGGTTATTATCTGTGAGTTGAGAGAATACAGCTGCGAAGATCTATGGATCTTATGGTGCAAAGGGTGTTTTGATTCATTATATATGAAGTTTACACTTACTGCATTTTCAGTTGTGATGTAGTTTTGCTTATGTTACATATTGTGAATGGCgcatgaggtatggtgtgatggtTGCTCACTTTGTCCCTTAATCATGTGGTTGAGTTAAATTCTTGCTTATGGAAATCAAGCACATTTCATGGTCAGCTGTTTACCTCTTTAGAGAGCATTTGTGATGAGGGGATTAGTCACTACTGTTAGTGGTGGATACTCTGGTTCCGAACAAAAAAAATGGTACATTAGCCATTTTTAGGTGTTAGAACATTTATATCGTGCAAGGTGCTAAAAAGTGCTTGCTTGACTGAAAGGAGCTCATTGAATGTTTGTGTATATACAATTCTGATAATAAACTCCTAAGAGTAGTTTAGTTTATCCTACAATGCTTGCAgagttttcttttttcctttgtgGTCAATAGACATGATTTCTTTATGGTTCACATATATTGTTGAATACTCGAATATTGAGAAGTAGATAGTTCATTTATTCCTTTTCTTACTAGTAAAAGTATAgtgaatgaaataaattaaatatgaagGTGCACACCTTAACTACGCTGcttttcattatttatatttgttttttattgcaGTATGATTCCTCACAAGACTAAACGTGGAGCAGCAGCTCTTGCTCGCTTGAAGACTTATGAGGGTATTCCTGCACCTTATGATAAGATAAAGAGGATGGTTATTCCTGATGCTCTCAAGTGAGTTTTTGGTGGTCAATTTCTTATCTGCAAATTAGATTTCCTTCACTTGCAGTGATCACGACTAGttatgtacaatgatttaaaattctttttggtttttaaattagggttttgagGCTTCAGAAAGGACACAAGTACTGCTTGTTGGGCAAGCTCTCATCTGAGGTTGGATGGAATCACTATGACACTATCAAGGTGAAGACTGATATTTGGCTTGTTTTCGTTTAAAGTTCATCAACAGAGAACGTTGTTTATTACATTGTTATAACCTAAAAGCTTTTTTGCTGAACGCTTTAATCCTAGTAAAACTCCATGAAGGTTTTCATAGAAAGAGATCTTACATGCAAACAAGAGAACGTAACTTTTTGTTTTGTACTCTCAGCCTCTGTTGCTCAGTCTCTGTTTTGAAGGTTGGGATCTGATTTGAGCATGCATGCTCGACTTTTCCCAACATTTTTTACCATGTATTGCTGACTGCTCAATTCTTTTATCGAGTGTTATTTACTTGGATGAAATACTCTTATTTTGGTATTTGATATTGTACAGTTCATCTTTTTGTTATACATACAACTATCTAAACCTTGGGAGTTGATAACATCTGTTGATTTCCTGATTCCTTGTTTCTTCCCTCCAGGAGCTCGAGAGGAAGAGGAAAGAGAGAGCTCAAGTGGCATATGAGAGACGGAAGCAACTCGTTAAGCTTAGGGTTAAAGCTGAAAAGGTGGCGGAGGAGAAGCTTGGTGCGCAGTTGGAAGTTATTGCTCCTATCAAATATTGATTCATAGACCAAGGAGTGTTGAAACAATCTGGTTAAGTTCAATGCATTTTGATAGTGTCTTTTTTTGAGTGGCTCATAATCTTATTGTCCTTGTATCTTTTGAAGTAGATGATGTTATGCTTATATACATTTTGTATGGTACTCTGGTTTTTTTGTCCTCCCAATATTTGCTTCAGAATCATTTTCCTTCACTTGGATTATATGGCTTACTTTATATCCGATTCGtctcataatataaattattatattatatttgaccAATATTATAGGCATTTCAAACCTAAAATGTATAGGCATATTCTAACATTTGTATTTTTTGTAAATTCAtttcaaaatgaatgaaaatttaattttttttaaactttgttgATGTGATGAAATgtcagtatttaattaatttttaaaattttttgaaataaaaatattttaataattttttaaaaattttaaaatttaaacattaattagatattaacatgttattcatatgtatgtgaagtaaaatttaaaaaaaaaaagttacttcttcattcatgatttAATAGTTTAAGAATTAAAATGAAAAgctaaaaatcaaatgaaatgtatatatattagagcAACTGAAACTATGGAGCTTAAGCACACTATGTtcataaaatgattaatttgtgaaTGGGGCTTTAATATTTAATACTTATTGTAAAAGGCCCATTTTGTCCGgatttttaaatttctgtaaaaatcaaaataaaaatacagtCCAATATAGATTTTGAAGCCCAAGTTAAATGTCGGCCCAAAATACAGCTTTGGCCTAAATTAAACAGGCTCAATACATTGACCCAAAATTCTAAGCAAAATAGTCAGCTAACTTAGGAATCCCTAGGTTACCCACGCCGCAACCCCCACGTTCAGCGCCTCTCCACCACACACGTCGGCACACCAGGCACGACCCCCAACTAGTTCGTTGCTCGCCCACGTCCATTCACGTCTCCACGACCTACGATTTGAGCAAGAAAATAGCAGGAAAACTACTtgtattcggctataaagcctccaaatttttcattgtaaagGGTTGGGTTttttggactttttttttttagaaaaattgaaGATAGAGATAATATCAAACACATACAAAAAGATATAGCAACCATATTTGTTTGAGGTGATTTAaagtttcatttttctttcaactttattgccattttctttgattttttttatctactGTATATAAGCAATAAGAGAAAGGGGAAGCAGCTCACCGGAGTCACCGTAGGAGGACCTTCGCTGGTTGCGAATGGAGAGCTTGGGCATTAGCCTTTCGACTGAAGAGTAAAGGGAGAGTGAGGGAGATGGAAAGCATAAAGTATTTaggtttttttaaacaaaaaataaaattcagaatgtttatttgtttttttcagagtaaaaattgtaaaacaggTTTTAATAAAATGGAACAGCATTTTTTGGGGGAAGGGAAAGTTTCTTCGCATGTTTTGGCTATAAGTGGGATTTGTGCATTTAGTCCCCCACTTTCATGCTAATGTTCATTTCGATCATTAATTTTACATTGTTctcattattatttcttttttttattcattgtaTTTTGCGTTTTATTCGttttaaattttctttcataTATTCCTATATTTAAAGATCTATAG includes these proteins:
- the LOC107939992 gene encoding 60S ribosomal protein L13a-4; this translates as MVSGSGICAKRVVVDARHHMLGRLASILAKELLNGQKVVVVRCEEICISGGLVRQKMKYMRFLRKRMNTKPSHGPIHFRAPAKILRRTIRGMIPHKTKRGAAALARLKTYEGIPAPYDKIKRMVIPDALKVLRLQKGHKYCLLGKLSSEVGWNHYDTIKELERKRKERAQVAYERRKQLVKLRVKAEKVAEEKLGAQLEVIAPIKY